In Sphingomonas psychrotolerans, the following proteins share a genomic window:
- a CDS encoding ABC transporter ATP-binding protein: MPEAAPAPILLDDVVLSYGSHRVLDRLSLTVPAASVYALLGGNGAGKSTTLSVLLGFATPERGSARVAGIDPSAGADEARRRIAYLPENVALYEHLSAVENADYLLALSGTPRSRAEIVAAFDAAGLQERAWDQRLGGFSKGMRQKVAIAVALLREVPVLLLDEPTSGLDPRATSDFNRLLAAVRDRGTAVLMVTHDLLSAADVADRIGFLDAGRIVEEVAAQGVERFDLRALHARFAADTVRAA, encoded by the coding sequence TTGCCCGAAGCCGCACCGGCTCCGATCCTGCTCGACGACGTCGTGCTTTCCTACGGCTCCCACCGGGTCCTCGACCGGCTGTCGCTGACCGTACCGGCCGCGAGCGTCTATGCCCTGCTGGGCGGTAACGGCGCAGGCAAGTCGACCACCTTGTCGGTGCTGCTCGGCTTCGCGACCCCGGAGCGTGGTAGCGCGCGGGTCGCCGGAATCGACCCTTCGGCCGGCGCCGACGAAGCGCGGCGGCGCATTGCGTATCTTCCGGAAAATGTTGCGCTCTACGAGCATCTCTCGGCAGTCGAGAACGCCGATTATCTGCTGGCGCTGTCGGGCACGCCGCGGTCGCGCGCCGAGATCGTCGCCGCCTTCGACGCCGCTGGATTGCAGGAGCGGGCATGGGATCAGCGCCTCGGCGGCTTTTCCAAGGGCATGCGGCAGAAGGTGGCGATCGCGGTGGCCTTGCTTCGCGAAGTGCCGGTGCTTCTGCTCGACGAGCCGACTTCCGGCCTCGATCCACGGGCGACGAGCGATTTCAATCGCCTGCTCGCGGCGGTGCGCGATCGCGGCACTGCAGTGCTGATGGTCACCCACGACCTGCTCAGCGCCGCCGACGTCGCCGACCGGATCGGCTTTCTCGATGCCGGCCGGATTGTCGAGGAGGTTGCGGCGCAGGGCGTGGAGCGTTTCGACCTGCGGGCGCTCCATGCGCGCTTCGCTGCCGATACGGTGCGCGCGGCATGA
- a CDS encoding ABC transporter permease yields MSPLRLIARDELRLMLRNRVAVIAFALLVLLTLVAVATSWSHQRGVAELRARQQAAAEAAFDAQPDRHPHRVVHYGHFIFRPLGPLAAFDPGVDAFTGNSMFLEGHRQNSANFGDVRQSSLLVRFGQLTPAFVLQAVAPLLLIFLGFGVIARERERGTLQPLMLQGASRGQIVAGKLGALGLVALLAGLPAMLGFALIAGQPDALAAPMAVIALGYAAWLALWTVAIVLVSALVRRSRDALLALLAVWAVVVVLLPRVAPDIASAAYPLANRLQTDIAIARDLRGMGDSHNPDDPYFARFKQSVLARYGVTRIEDLPVNYKGLLALEGEKMTSSLFDRYAGESFAAQANQNALVSTIGMLSPAIGLRDLSMAAAGTDFTGHRRFLEQAEAYRYDLVQRLNRLQAEAVSYANDTAGDAGADRRKRVSGNHWQAMPEFKFRQPDGATLADAALPGLAVVLMWLGAVSILLFLATRRLGVR; encoded by the coding sequence ATGAGCCCGCTCCGCCTCATCGCGCGTGACGAATTGCGCCTGATGCTGCGCAATCGCGTCGCGGTGATCGCCTTTGCACTGCTCGTGCTGCTGACATTGGTCGCGGTGGCGACGTCGTGGAGCCACCAGCGCGGGGTCGCCGAGCTGCGCGCGCGCCAGCAAGCCGCAGCCGAAGCTGCGTTCGATGCCCAGCCCGACCGTCACCCGCACCGGGTGGTCCATTACGGCCATTTCATCTTCCGGCCGCTCGGGCCGCTCGCCGCTTTCGATCCCGGCGTGGATGCCTTCACGGGCAACAGCATGTTCCTCGAAGGCCATCGCCAGAACAGCGCGAACTTCGGCGACGTGCGGCAGAGTTCGCTACTCGTCCGCTTCGGGCAGCTGACCCCCGCTTTCGTGCTGCAGGCGGTGGCGCCGCTGCTGCTGATCTTCCTCGGTTTCGGCGTGATCGCACGCGAGCGCGAGCGCGGCACCCTCCAGCCGTTGATGCTGCAGGGCGCTTCCCGCGGGCAGATCGTGGCGGGCAAGCTCGGCGCGCTCGGACTGGTGGCATTGCTTGCAGGGCTTCCGGCAATGCTCGGCTTCGCGCTGATCGCGGGTCAGCCGGACGCGCTCGCCGCACCGATGGCAGTGATCGCACTTGGCTATGCCGCCTGGCTCGCGCTCTGGACGGTCGCCATCGTCCTCGTCTCGGCGCTGGTTCGGCGCAGTCGCGACGCGCTGCTGGCGCTGCTCGCCGTCTGGGCGGTCGTCGTGGTGCTGCTGCCGCGCGTGGCGCCGGATATCGCCAGCGCGGCTTATCCGCTCGCCAACCGCTTGCAGACCGACATCGCCATCGCGCGCGACCTGCGCGGCATGGGCGACAGCCACAATCCCGACGATCCTTATTTCGCGCGGTTCAAGCAATCGGTGCTCGCGCGCTACGGCGTGACCCGGATCGAGGATCTGCCGGTCAACTATAAAGGGCTGCTCGCGCTCGAGGGCGAGAAAATGACTTCGAGCCTGTTCGACCGCTATGCCGGCGAGAGCTTCGCGGCACAGGCAAATCAGAACGCGCTGGTCAGCACGATCGGCATGCTCAGCCCGGCGATCGGGCTGCGCGATCTGTCGATGGCGGCGGCCGGAACCGACTTTACCGGCCACCGGCGTTTCCTCGAACAGGCCGAAGCCTATCGCTACGATCTCGTCCAGCGCCTCAACAGACTGCAGGCCGAGGCTGTCTCCTACGCGAACGACACCGCGGGTGACGCCGGCGCCGATCGCCGCAAGCGCGTCTCCGGGAACCATTGGCAGGCCATGCCGGAGTTCAAGTTCCGCCAACCGGATGGCGCCACACTCGCGGACGCGGCTCTGCCCGGACTGGCAGTGGTGCTGATGTGGCTCGGGGCCGTCTCGATCCTGCTTTTCCTCGCCACGCGCCGTTTGGGAGTCCGCTGA
- a CDS encoding ABC transporter permease, with product MRLWMHELRLLLRARLALFALLLLGALTIAGIVAGIAEVERQRTAIEAIAKPQAEDIGAIAAWVDKSRDPGSAAYYSFHPTWDPPSPLAFAAIGMRDVAPYMLRVRALGLEAQVHDGDNFNPQLALPGRFDFAFVLVFLAPLFVIALFHDLASGEREAGRARMLDALPGTRRRLWLRRGGLRFALLFVALALPFATAAVLSGASLVAILAILSVTAAYLLFWIALSVLVSRLRWSSVANAATLAACWLVLVLVLPTLGHVAINRAITVDQGAEIALAQREAVNRAWDIPREETMRRFYASHPHWAGSPPLPVDFHYKWYFAFHQVGDESVADRVRAYRTGLEQRGAAARTLGWVLPSVGVQAILTRLAQTDLSAQLAYQDRIRAYHARLREFYYGYLFNDRPFCQSDFAAAPRFEP from the coding sequence ATGCGCCTCTGGATGCATGAATTGCGGTTGCTGCTGCGCGCCCGCCTCGCTTTGTTCGCCTTGTTGCTGCTCGGCGCACTGACGATCGCCGGGATCGTCGCCGGGATTGCCGAAGTCGAACGCCAGCGCACTGCGATCGAGGCGATCGCCAAACCTCAGGCAGAGGATATCGGCGCGATCGCAGCATGGGTCGACAAGTCCCGGGACCCCGGCAGCGCCGCTTATTACAGCTTCCATCCGACCTGGGATCCGCCCTCCCCGCTCGCCTTCGCCGCGATCGGCATGCGCGATGTGGCCCCCTACATGCTTCGCGTCCGCGCACTCGGCCTCGAGGCGCAGGTCCACGACGGCGACAATTTCAATCCGCAGCTCGCTCTGCCCGGCCGCTTCGACTTCGCGTTCGTGCTGGTTTTTCTTGCCCCGCTCTTCGTGATCGCGCTGTTCCACGATCTCGCATCCGGCGAACGCGAAGCCGGTCGCGCGCGGATGCTGGATGCGTTGCCCGGAACGCGCCGGCGCTTGTGGTTGCGGCGCGGCGGCCTGCGCTTCGCCCTGCTGTTCGTCGCGCTCGCATTGCCGTTCGCGACCGCAGCCGTGCTGTCCGGCGCGTCTCTTGTCGCCATCCTCGCGATCCTGAGCGTGACGGCGGCCTATCTGCTGTTCTGGATCGCCTTGTCGGTTCTGGTGAGCCGGCTACGCTGGAGCTCGGTCGCCAATGCCGCCACGCTTGCTGCGTGCTGGCTGGTGCTCGTCCTCGTCCTGCCGACGCTCGGCCATGTCGCCATCAATCGCGCGATCACGGTAGATCAGGGCGCCGAGATCGCGCTGGCGCAACGCGAGGCGGTCAACCGTGCCTGGGACATTCCGCGGGAGGAGACGATGCGGCGCTTCTATGCAAGCCACCCGCACTGGGCCGGCTCTCCGCCGTTGCCCGTCGACTTCCATTACAAATGGTACTTCGCGTTCCACCAGGTCGGAGACGAGAGCGTGGCGGATCGGGTTCGCGCCTATCGCACCGGCCTCGAACAGCGCGGCGCAGCGGCACGAACGCTCGGCTGGGTGCTGCCGTCGGTTGGCGTACAGGCGATCCTGACTCGCCTGGCGCAGACCGATCTGTCTGCGCAGCTAGCTTATCAGGATCGCATTCGCGCCTATCACGCGCGACTGCGGGAATTCTATTATGGCTATCTCTTCAACGATCGTCCCTTCTGCCAAAGCGATTTCGCGGCCGCGCCGCGTTTTGAACCATGA